A genomic segment from Stappia indica encodes:
- the rpe gene encoding ribulose-phosphate 3-epimerase encodes MTRPVVIAPSMLASDFSAFGREVRDVVEAGADWIHLDVMDGHFVPNISFGPDVIKAMRRHTDKVFDTHLMIAPCDAYLEAFAKAGSDIITVHAEAGPHLDRSLQAIRALGKKAGVSLNPATPESVIEYVLDRLDLVLVMSVNPGFGGQSFIPAMVDKVARIKAMIGDRPIDIEVDGGVTAQTAPLVAKAGANVLVAGSAVFKGEGVAGYRANIEAIRKAADAAAA; translated from the coding sequence ATGACCCGCCCCGTCGTCATTGCCCCGTCCATGCTCGCCTCGGACTTCTCCGCCTTCGGAAGGGAAGTGCGCGACGTGGTGGAGGCCGGCGCCGACTGGATCCATCTCGACGTGATGGACGGGCATTTCGTGCCCAATATCAGCTTCGGCCCCGACGTCATCAAGGCGATGCGCCGGCACACGGACAAGGTGTTCGACACCCATCTGATGATCGCCCCCTGCGATGCCTATCTGGAGGCCTTCGCCAAGGCGGGCTCCGACATCATCACCGTGCATGCCGAGGCCGGCCCGCATCTCGACCGCTCGCTGCAGGCGATCCGCGCGCTCGGCAAGAAGGCCGGCGTCTCGCTGAACCCGGCAACGCCGGAAAGCGTCATCGAATACGTGCTCGACCGCCTCGACCTGGTGCTGGTGATGAGCGTCAATCCGGGCTTCGGCGGCCAGTCCTTCATCCCGGCGATGGTCGACAAGGTCGCCCGCATCAAGGCGATGATCGGCGACCGGCCGATCGACATCGAGGTCGACGGCGGCGTGACCGCGCAGACCGCGCCGCTGGTCGCCAAGGCCGGCGCCAACGTGCTGGTCGCCGGCTCGGCGGTGTTCAAGGGTGAGGGCGTTGCCGGCTACCGCGCCAATATCGAGGCGATCCGCAAGGCCGCCGACGCCGCCGCGGCTTGA
- the purB gene encoding adenylosuccinate lyase encodes MIPRYSRPEMVAIWSPETKFRIWFEIEAHACDALAEIGVIPKEAARTIWEKGGAATFDVARIDEIERETKHDVIAFLTHLAEIVGPDARFVHQGMTSSDVLDTCFNVQLTRAADLLLADIDALLAALKRRAFEHKDTVCIGRSHGIHAEPVTFGLKMAEAYAEFDRCRTRLIAARAEVATCAISGAVGTFANIDPRIEEHVAEAMGLAVEPVSTQVIPRDRHAMFFATLGVIASSIERVATEIRHLQRTEVLEAEEYFSPGQKGSSAMPHKRNPVLTENLTGLARMVRAYAMPAMENVALWHERDISHSSVERMIGPDATVTLDFALARLTNVIDKLMVYPERMLANMNRLGGLVHSQRILLALTQAGTSREDAYRLVQRNAMKVWDSYQKDGSADVDFLEELLNDADVRAALSEEEIRSRFDLGYHTKAVGTIFDRVFGKA; translated from the coding sequence ATGATCCCGCGCTATTCGCGGCCCGAAATGGTCGCAATCTGGTCTCCCGAGACGAAGTTCCGCATCTGGTTCGAGATCGAGGCGCATGCCTGCGACGCGCTCGCCGAGATCGGCGTGATCCCCAAGGAGGCCGCCCGCACGATCTGGGAGAAGGGCGGGGCCGCGACCTTCGACGTCGCCCGCATCGACGAGATCGAGCGCGAGACCAAGCACGACGTCATCGCCTTCCTGACGCATCTGGCCGAGATCGTCGGGCCCGACGCCCGCTTCGTGCACCAGGGCATGACCTCGTCCGACGTGCTGGACACCTGCTTCAACGTGCAGCTGACCCGCGCCGCCGACCTGCTGCTGGCCGATATCGACGCGCTGCTGGCCGCCCTCAAGCGCCGCGCCTTCGAGCACAAGGACACGGTCTGCATCGGCCGCTCGCACGGCATCCATGCCGAGCCGGTGACCTTCGGCCTGAAGATGGCCGAGGCCTATGCCGAGTTCGACCGCTGCCGCACGCGCCTGATCGCCGCCCGCGCTGAAGTGGCCACCTGCGCCATTTCCGGCGCCGTCGGCACCTTCGCCAATATCGATCCGCGCATCGAGGAACATGTCGCCGAGGCGATGGGCCTGGCCGTCGAGCCGGTCTCCACCCAGGTGATCCCGCGCGACCGGCACGCGATGTTCTTCGCGACGCTCGGCGTCATCGCCTCGTCCATCGAGCGCGTGGCGACCGAGATCCGCCACCTGCAGCGCACCGAGGTGCTGGAGGCGGAGGAGTATTTCTCGCCGGGCCAGAAGGGCTCCAGCGCCATGCCGCACAAGCGCAACCCGGTGCTGACCGAGAACCTGACGGGCCTTGCCCGCATGGTCCGCGCCTATGCGATGCCGGCGATGGAGAACGTCGCCCTGTGGCACGAGCGCGATATCTCGCACTCCTCCGTGGAACGGATGATCGGCCCGGACGCGACCGTGACGCTCGACTTCGCGCTGGCGCGCCTGACCAACGTCATCGACAAGCTGATGGTCTATCCCGAGCGCATGCTGGCCAACATGAACCGCCTCGGCGGCCTGGTGCACTCGCAGCGCATCCTGCTGGCGCTGACCCAGGCCGGCACCTCGCGCGAGGACGCCTATCGCCTGGTCCAGCGCAACGCCATGAAGGTCTGGGACAGCTACCAGAAGGACGGCAGCGCCGATGTCGACTTCCTGGAGGAGCTGCTGAACGACGCCGACGTGCGCGCCGCCCTGTCGGAGGAGGAGATCCGCTCGCGCTTCGACCTCGGCTACCACACCAAGGCCGTCGGCACGATCTTCGACCGGGTGTTCGGCAAGGCCTGA
- a CDS encoding zeta toxin family protein, protein MSGDPAPPVLTIFAGPNGSGKTTLRNQFVADGYDLGDYINADDIQASWHTLAPELSSRREREMWAFHEAERQRRACLTGGRDFSFETVFSHESKLDFMRDARTAGYFIRLLFVATDSPRLNVARVAKRVKDGGHDIETDKVVNRYRRTLTLLPQAMELADHSVLFDNSRATMHAVATIKLAEDRLTSFGIQHPLPSWAETALSQYKARQAKP, encoded by the coding sequence ATGTCGGGTGACCCGGCACCGCCGGTTCTGACCATCTTTGCCGGCCCCAACGGCTCAGGCAAGACAACTCTCCGGAACCAGTTCGTCGCCGACGGATACGATCTGGGAGACTATATCAACGCCGACGATATCCAGGCCAGTTGGCACACCCTCGCTCCCGAACTCTCCAGCCGCCGCGAACGCGAGATGTGGGCCTTTCACGAAGCCGAACGTCAACGCCGGGCCTGCCTGACCGGCGGGCGCGACTTTTCGTTCGAGACCGTCTTCTCCCACGAAAGCAAGCTCGACTTTATGCGGGACGCCAGGACGGCGGGGTATTTCATCCGCCTTCTGTTCGTGGCAACGGACAGTCCGCGCCTCAATGTCGCCCGTGTGGCGAAGAGGGTGAAAGACGGCGGGCACGACATCGAAACCGACAAGGTCGTGAACCGCTACCGACGGACCTTGACCCTGCTGCCGCAGGCAATGGAACTGGCCGACCACAGTGTCCTGTTCGACAATTCCCGCGCGACCATGCACGCGGTCGCCACGATAAAACTGGCCGAAGACAGGCTGACAAGCTTCGGCATCCAACACCCGCTGCCCAGCTGGGCGGAAACCGCACTCAGTCAATACAAGGCCAGACAAGCAAAGCCATGA
- a CDS encoding RBBP9/YdeN family alpha/beta hydrolase: MKIAETDILLLPGYGDTPAGHWMHRWCEKMPTARIIAQRNWFQPVLKEWIDALREAVAAAERPVVLVGHSLGSITAVHAAHGHGLDTDKIKAAFLVAPTDLNRAEPKPAFDAAQFRAVPKGPLPFRARVVASRTDPYCAYEVAEQMARDWGAHFQDAGDAGHINLESGHGPWPEGLMSFAYLMKDL; the protein is encoded by the coding sequence ATGAAGATCGCCGAGACCGATATCCTGCTGCTGCCCGGCTACGGCGACACGCCGGCCGGCCACTGGATGCACCGCTGGTGCGAGAAGATGCCGACGGCGCGCATCATCGCCCAGCGCAACTGGTTCCAGCCCGTGCTGAAGGAGTGGATCGACGCCTTGAGGGAGGCGGTCGCCGCCGCCGAGCGCCCGGTGGTGCTGGTCGGCCATTCGCTCGGCTCGATCACCGCGGTGCACGCCGCGCACGGCCACGGGCTCGACACGGACAAGATCAAGGCCGCCTTCCTGGTGGCGCCGACGGACCTGAACCGCGCCGAGCCGAAGCCCGCCTTCGACGCCGCCCAGTTCCGCGCCGTGCCGAAGGGGCCCCTGCCCTTCCGCGCAAGGGTGGTGGCCAGCCGCACCGACCCCTATTGCGCCTATGAGGTGGCCGAGCAGATGGCGAGGGACTGGGGCGCGCATTTCCAGGATGCGGGCGATGCCGGCCACATCAACCTGGAAAGCGGCCACGGCCCCTGGCCGGAAGGCCTGATGTCCTTCGCCTATCTGATGAAGGACCTGTGA
- a CDS encoding HpcH/HpaI aldolase family protein — MTASAPSLAARLRADETVITAWSTLAVPAMAELLGRAGYGAVTLDMQHGAHDIASIREGIAAARLGGAHAVVRPPVDDFATVSRAFDLGAEAVIMPMVNTVEDALALVGASKFPPVGVRSWGPHRAAMLQGRTPAEYLATANDETVAFAMIETPAALDALDEMLAVDGLDGVFIGPGDLSLTLSEGRELAPSSEKVQTIAADVAKRARAAGKIAGIFCNNAEDAKSARRMGFRFISHGIEMSMLLDAARARLAELD; from the coding sequence ATGACCGCTTCCGCTCCCTCCCTTGCCGCCCGCCTTCGCGCCGACGAGACCGTGATCACCGCCTGGTCGACGCTGGCCGTGCCGGCGATGGCGGAGCTGCTGGGCCGCGCGGGGTATGGTGCGGTGACGCTCGACATGCAGCACGGCGCCCATGATATCGCCTCCATCCGCGAGGGCATTGCGGCCGCGCGCCTCGGCGGTGCCCACGCCGTCGTGCGTCCGCCGGTCGACGACTTCGCCACCGTGAGCCGCGCCTTCGATCTCGGCGCCGAGGCGGTGATCATGCCGATGGTCAACACGGTGGAAGATGCGCTGGCGCTGGTCGGGGCGAGCAAGTTTCCCCCCGTCGGCGTGCGCAGCTGGGGCCCGCACCGCGCGGCCATGCTGCAGGGCCGCACGCCGGCCGAGTATCTCGCCACCGCCAACGATGAGACGGTCGCCTTCGCCATGATCGAGACGCCGGCCGCGCTGGATGCCCTCGACGAGATGCTGGCGGTGGACGGCCTCGACGGCGTCTTCATCGGCCCGGGCGACCTGTCGCTGACCCTGTCGGAGGGGCGCGAACTCGCCCCCAGCAGCGAGAAGGTGCAAACCATCGCCGCCGACGTGGCAAAGCGCGCCCGCGCTGCCGGCAAGATCGCCGGCATCTTCTGCAACAATGCCGAGGATGCGAAGTCGGCGCGCCGGATGGGCTTCCGCTTCATCTCCCACGGCATCGAGATGTCGATGCTGCTGGACGCGGCCAGGGCCAGGCTCGCCGAACTCGACTGA